AAACTCGATTATCCGAGCTAGCTGATTCAACTAAAGCAGCGCGGAGAGCTTGGCGATTTGCTCGATCGTCCGGCGTGCGAACAACTTCACCTATGCGATCTAGGATTAATTCACCCATAGGGTTATTTAACGCCCTAGACAAGGTGACAACATTCACGTCTACAGGTTCAGTTAAAACTTCCCGTACCCTTTCTGGATTTTGTTTTGTAGCCTTGAAGAGAAAATTCAGCCCAGAAGACATTTCTCCAGTTTCGGCAAATGTGGTTAGATCCTCTACTGGAACAGATTGGCGGAGAATTCCGTAGGTTAAAACTACTTTTTCCGCAGCGATCGCGCTAGAACTGTACAAACAAACGTTTGCAGCCGCAAATAACAAGCACAGACGACGAAGCAACGGAACTGAAAACTCCATAGTCTTAATGTCATAAACAAATGGCATAACTCCGACGATAAGCCAGTCGAATGGGTGCTACCTCTGACTTAAGAAGCAATGCTAGTTTTCTAAAGAGTGATTTACCCTCATGCCAGATTCTCAGTTCCCAAAATTTTCGGAAAAAACGATAGATAATAGTTGGGTTGGTTAACGCCATTGGCGATCTAAATTTCTATATGACGGAAGTTTTTTACCTTTTAACTAAAATATTGCTATTGTGAAAAAACAGTTTTTTCTAGACTCGCCAAGCTGACCTCATTAAAACTAAACTTAATTTCACTTATCTAGCGATAATCCAAAAACTCTAAAAGCAAAGGATAGACACCCAAGGAGACTATTGAGTGCCCAATCGTGACTGTAAATCTAGCCAAAACCCAATAGTCTTCCTTTTCAGGAGTTATTATGAATTTTTCTAAGAATCACTCTGCCAAATCCTCCAAATCTTCCGAACCGCTTCCACCCGCACCAGCTAAGGAAGAAACTTCAGACGTTACCACTACGAATTTATCGAGTGATGCCGAGCAATCAACTGTAACAGAACCATTGACGAGCGATCGCCCTACAGATTCGACTAGAGGGTTACCTATCCCTCCAGCAGGAGAAATAATGCAGTACCGAGCCATTGGCTTGGTTAAAGGTCGATATATTCCATCATTAGAACAATTTACCCAAGGAACTTTAATTTCTGAGGATAATACCTTAATTGATACGGTTTTGCTGGGACGAGTGATGAGTTTGATTAAAAAACATATTGATTTGTCTCAAAATCACCTTTGGGTAGTCTATCCCCGCGTAGGGAAAGAAGATAATAAGCTCCATCTCCAAATAGTGGGAATTTGGGAACCGAAAACCTTAAAACCCAAAGATAACGAAACAGAGGAACCTGAAGCTGAAACTGAAGCTGAAAGCCCGAAAGATGGCTATTTTTCGATTCGTGGCGATGTTATCTATCAATCCACAGAAGATCCGCATTTAATCGTCAAAATTAAACAAGCTGCCCGTAAACAGGGCGAAAAACCAAAGTTTTTCAAATTAAAACTTCAAGGCTCTTTAGCTGATAGAATGGTGGGTCATTTTTGGGAGTTAAATGTTCAACGTCAAGGGGAAACTTTAGTTATTGAAAGCGGTACAGATATTGGCGAACTTCCCAAAGGTAAGCCAATTCGGAAAAAATTCCCACCCAGGAAAGGTGCGCGCCCTGAAACTTCTCGCCCTGTCGGTCAAAAGCCGATTATTTCCAAACCAGTGAAGGATAATAAGGCTAATACCGAAACTCATCCTCCAAATCTGTTTCGCAAGCCAATTCCTAAGCCCAGCAAGCGTCAACCGCCTTCTAGTTAGGGCATTGGGCATTGAGGGGCAAAAGCCTATTGCCTTATAAACTATAGGACTTACGCAGATTGCCAAATATTACGCTATCTGTGGAGTAGGGTAGGCAATGCCTACCCTACCTATGGTGCTTGTGCGTAAGTTCTGAAGCTAGTAAAGCGGGCAAGATGCCCGCTTTACTGATACAAAAGAACTCTTGCAAAAGGGAAAAAATAATGGTTTATAGACATGAAAGCGTCAAAAGTAGTACCGATTCCCGTAGCCGCAGGCTGCGCGCAGCGCATATCCCAACTCCCGATTCCCCGACTTCTGCAAGAAGTCTAAATTAAATGACGATCGATTAGATTTGAGTTCTCACAATTTCAATGGAAATTTTCCCCGTGAAATCAGGAATTGGAGGAGCCACCTTAGTGAGTCTGACTTGGACTTGTTTTACTTGAGGAAATTCTAGAACAGATTCGGCGATCGCACTTGCCAGTCTTTCGATTAAAGAAAACTTAGAGGTAGTAATCAACTGTTTGATGGCGGCGATCGCACCTCTGTAGTCAAAAGTATCTTCTATCGCATCACTTTGCCCTGCTGTAGCCAAATCTAGCCAGATAGTTAAATCTACTTCAAACCACTGTCCTAACACTCGTTCTTCGGGTAGATAGCCTGTATATCCGTAATACCGGATTCCAGTTAATTGAATACTGTCCATAAATTAAATTATTCAGCGATCGCAATATCATTGCCAGTAAAGTCTTGACGCTGCCAATGTCAGTCGATGAAGTACTGTATCACGTCATGAGGCAAACGCTAAGTGAATTCATGAGAAAATTCTACTGGGAATCAGACATTCAAGGACATGGAAACCACGGCAGGAGTCACTAATTCAGGTAAGGTTTACATCGTCGGTGCGGGATTGGGAGATGTGGACTATTTGACGGTGAAGGCTCAACAGGTACTATCTCAAGCTGAGGTTTTAGTTTACGATGCTTTAGTAGGCGATCGCCTTTTAGAATTAATCCCTGTGGGGTGCGAACGGATTTGTGTCGGAAAACGAGGTGGTAAACCTAGCACTCCCCAAGCTGAGATAGATCGCCTGTTGGTAGATTTATGTTTGGCAGGAAAGCTAGTAGTTAGGCTGAAAAGTGGTGATCCATTCATTTTTGGACGGACAACTTCCGAAATAGCAGCTTTAAAAACTAATGACTGTGATTTTGAAGTGATACCTGGAATTTCTTCGGCTTTAACTGCCCCTTTATTAGTCGGAATTCCCCTGACAGATCCAGTATTAAGTCGCGGATTTGCGGTAGTTACCGCCCATGAACCAGATGCTTTGGATTGGGAAGCTTTAGCCAGAATGGATACTTTGGTAGTCCTGATGGGAGGAAGGAACTTAGAGGAAATTGTGCATCAACTGCATAAACACGGGCGATCGCTTCACACTCCTGTTGCTATTATCCGTTGGGCAGGCACTCCTCAGCAACAGTTGTGGGTAGGAAATTTGGGTAATATTGTGGCTCAAACCAGCGATCGCCCTTTATCTCCCTGTATCATCGTGGTGGGGGAAGTTGTCAAACTGCGGGAATATTTACAGTAAGTACCTGTGCCAAATTAATTTAACAGTTGGCTAAGTAAAGAGTAAAGAGTAAATGCTACCCTTGGTAATCGGGAGGCAGGGCAGTATATATACAATAAAATGTCAATATACCAATAATTTTGCCTACCCTAGCTACTTGCAAAACCCTCATTCGCTTAAGGTTTGGGAATCCCTAGCTTTAACTAATAACCCGTGTTTGGGTGCAAAAATCATCGCCAGTAGAAATAATACTGTTTGCAAGACGACGATACAGCCACCAGTGGAACCGTCGATGTGATAGCTAATATAAGTACCCATGACGCTAGAAAATACCCCAGAGGCGATCGCCAGCAGCATCATCATATCAAAGCGATCGCTCAATAAGTACGCGGTTGCTCCTGGAGTGACTAACATAGCTACAACTAAAATAATACCTACTGTTTGCAGTCCAGCTACGGCAGTTAGAGATAGTAAACATAACAGAACGTAGTAGAGAAAAGTAATGTTTAAGCCGATAGAACGAGCGTGAGTTGAGTCAAAGCAGAATAAAATTAAGTCTTTCCGTAAAATCGCGATAGTAACTATAGTAATCAGGCTAATAATGACAGTTTGAATGATATCGGCATCAGAAATCCCCAACACGTTACCAAACAAGATATGGGTTAAATCGATTTCGCTTTTAACTTTAGAAACCAAGACCAAACCAAAGGCAAAAAATCCAGTAAATACTAAACCAATGACCGTATCTTCTCTAACGCGGGTATTTGCCTTAATAAAACCTATAGCTGTTACCGCACCTACCCCAAACGCAAACGCGCCGATCGCCAACGGAATATTTAGCACGTAAGCAATAACTACTCCTGGCATCACCGCATGGGAAACCGCATCCCCCATCAGCGCCCATCCTTTCAAGATTGTATAGCAAGACAGGGTAGAACAAACTAATCCCACTAACGCACTGACGAAAATCGCCCGTACCATAAACGGTTCTTGCAACGGTACTGTGAACCACTCAATTAAACTCATCATAAACTCCGCGATCGCTCTGATTTAACCTACTTTTAGCTAAAGAGAAATCACCCACCGCACCCCCAAAAGTCCGAGATAGATTTTCTTCAGTAAACACTTCAGAAGTTTCTCCATAAGCCAGAATGCTGCGGTTAATCAAGACTACTTGGTCGCAAAAAGTCGTAATAGAAGCTAGATCGTGGGTAGAGATTAAAATCGTGTAACCTGCAAGGCGTAGTTCCAGTAACAGATCGATTATGGTTTTTTCAGTTTTAATATCAACTCCAGCAAAGGGTTCATCTAGCAACAAAACCGTTGCTTGTTGCGCCAAAGCCCGTGCGAAAAAGGCGCGTTTCTTTTGTCCCCCCGATAATTCCCCAATTTGGCGATCGCGCATTTGCCACATTTCTACTCGTTCTAAACTTTCCCTAACTACCTGCTTATCTAGCGATCGCGGTATTCTGAGTAAATTCATGTACCCATAGCGCCCCATCATCACCACATCCTCGACGCTGACGGGAAAATTCCAATCTACGTCTTCAGATTGGGGTACATAGGCTACTAGATTGCTTTTCTGGGCACGGCGAATGGGTAAACCATTAATTAACACTCTACCGGTAGCGGGCTTGACAAAACCCATAATCGCTTTAAATAAGGTCGATTTCCCCGCCCCATTCATTCCCACCAAACCGCAAATGCTTCCGGCTTCCAGTTGCAAGGATGCCTTATGTAAAGCTACCTTGCCGTGATAAGCCACCGTTACATTATCAATCTCAATGCCAGTCATGTCTTATTCTCCTTTTAAGCCTGTAATTAAAGTATTAACGTTATATTCCAGTAATTTGAGATAAGTTGATGCCTGTCCATCTGGTGGTGAAAGGGAATCGACGTAGAAGACTCCACCAAATTTTGCCCCTGTTTCCTGGGCTACCTGGAGTTGTACTTTGTTGCTGATGGTACTTTCACAAAATACTGCCGGAATCTGGTTTGCCTTCACTGTTGCAATCACCTTTTGCACTTGTTTCGGCGTGGCTTGTTGTTCGGCGTTGACTGACCACAGATAAACTTCTTTTAAGCCGTAATCGCGGGCAATATAGGAAAATGCCCCTTCACAACTGACTATGTAGCGTTTATTAGGAGGGATAACCGCGATCGCTTGTTTCAATTTGGTATCAATGGCACGAATCTGCTGGCTGTAGCGGGCAGCATTGGTTTTGTAAGTGACAGCATTAGCCGGATCTAGCTTTTCTAAGGCTATACGAATGTTTTCGACGTAGATTAAGGCGTTTTTGGGCGACATCCAAGCGTGGGGATTCGGTTTGCCTCGATAAGCATCTTCGGCAATGTCTATCGGTTGCACCCCTTCACTGAGGGTAATATGAGGCACTTTGGGGAAATTATTGTAATATCGAACTGCCCAACGTTCTAAGTTGAAACCATTATCCAAAATGAGATCTGCACCCCTTCCCCGTTTTAAGTCGCTGGGGGTGGGTTCATAGCCGTGGATTTCTGCACCTGGTTTAATCAGAGATTCGACAATCGCGCGATCGCCCGCTACGTTTTGCGTCATATCTGCCAAAACTGTAAATGTGGTCAGAATCACTTTTTTGTCTTTTCTAGCGCTTGCTGTCGTACCGTTAGAGGTTCCATTTGACTGGCTTCGATCTCCATCATGAGGAGGGGTACAGCCGTTCAGCCATACCCCCATCAACAGCACCGATAAAGCCAACTGGTAAAGTTTTAAACCTGGAAAACCTCTACTCTTTCCCACCATGAGCTTTTCATAATCGTTTCATATTTTCCAATCTATCACAAAATGAAAGAATTATGAAAAAGTGAATTTTTTTATGTGATGGCTGAAGTGTTTGAGTTTTTGTGCAAGAGATCTAATGTAAATTAAGCGGTTTTTCTGTTCGTACTGTTGAGATAATGAAAAGTTGCACAGCTTAGAAGTGAAACTCATTGTGAACCCAACCGATCGCTCTTCTTTATCTGGTAAAACTATTATTGTTACCCGCGCTGCTGGACAATCTGGCGAATTTTCTCTCAAACTGAGAGAAGCTGGGGCTAAAGTTTTAGAAATGCCGACTATAGAGATTGTACCCCCTTCGAGTTGGGATGAGTTAGATCGGGCGATCGCTCAAATCTCTCAATTTGATTGGTTAATTCTCACCTCCACCAATGCAGTTAGTTACTTTTGGCAAAGGCTATCTCATAACGGCAAAAATAATTCAGATTTAGCCAATCTTCAAATAGCAGTTGTCGGGCAAAAAACAGCCCAAAGTTTGCATAAAAAAGAGATTGAACCTAACTTTATCCCCCCTAATTTTGTTGCGGATTCTCTAGTAGAAAATTTTCCAGAAAATCCGGCTCATAAAAAGATTCTTTTCCCCAGAGTTGAAACCGGAGGGAGAGAGGTTTTAGTGAAAGAATTAACAGCTAAAGGTGCAAAAGTTATTGAAGTTCCTACTTATGAATCTCGTTGTCCTCAAACTATAGATAATTCAGTTTTAAATGCTCTTCAACAAAATCAAGTAGATGCCATTACCTTTGCTAGTTCTAAAACCGTAAAAAACTTTGATACTTTAATTTCTCAAGTTAATGGAATTAATCTCAAGGGTATTTGTATAGCTTCCATTGGTCCTCAAACTTCAGAAACTTGTCAAAGGGTTTTTGGTAGAGTAGATTTAGAAGCTCAAGAATATACCTTGGATGGTTTACTTGAAGCTTTACGAGAATTTTTTAGTAATTTTAATTGAGACTAAAACCGAAAAACTTGTTAACTCAAAATACTTCTATTTACTCAAGGAAATTTAAAAACTTACAGCAATCTAGCTTTAAACTAGATTGCTGTAAGTTAATCCAGATGAATTTAAAGTTTCAAATAGCAGTTATTTTCATAAAAACTAATGACCTAATTTCATCTTAGTGGCGACGGAAACGACAAACTTTTCTGACGACATAAAAATATCTACCGTGTTTAAAAACTCGAACTCTCTTAAAGAAGCAACGGCGCTTACCATGAGCTTTATCTAAGTTTTGTTCGTGATATCCTTGGGTAGAATATTGGTCATCAAACTTGGGAGAATCGCCAGCCAAAGCGGGAATAGTAGCTACTGAAGCTAAAGTTGTTGCCGCTAATGTCATACCTAAAACAAGTTGTTTGATTTTCATGAGATAGTCTCCTAAATAGTAAATTGATTTACACTCGGTGATTTTTTTCGATTGAATCTAATCTAACTTATGATTTTTCAAATGTCACTAGTAAATTGGTAAAGAAAAGATAAAATTTTAAAATAGATCTGCTTAAAATTGTTTTCCAAAATATATCTATCAACCCAGTTTAATGCCGAAAAATCAGTGAAATTAGTTAAATGAGGTTAATGTACGAATGAGCGATCGCCCCTCTAGAGTAATTGGTTTGACAGGTGGCATTGCTACTGGCAAAAGTACTGTAGCAAAATATATAGCTGATACTCATAAAATTCCTATTTTAGATGCAGATATATATGCTAGAGATGCAGTAGAAATTGGTTCGCCAATCTTAGTCAAAATTGTCGAACGATATGGAAAATCGATCTTATTAACTGATGGTAATTTAGATCGCAAACAACTAGGAGAAATCATTTTTCAAGACAGCTCGATGCGTCAATGGATAGAAGAATTAATTCACCCATACGTGCGCGATCGCTTTGTCACCGAGTCAGCTAAACTAAATCAACCAACCGGAGTTTTCGTAATTCCCCTGCTATTTGAAGCCAAAATGACCGATTTAGTGACAGAAACTTGGGTGGTTTACTGTACTAAAGAACAACAGCTACAAAGATTAATACAACGCAATTCCCTGACTTTACGGGAAGCTGAAAGTAGAATTTCTGCTCAAATGCCTTTAGAGGAAAAATGTCAGCTAGCTGATGTCATTTTAGATAACTCTGGGACACCAGCCGCATTGGAAGCTCAAATCTTACAAGCACTCAACCGATCTATTGCACTTCATTAACTTCAGTTCGGGTTAAGGCTATTTTGGCACTCATTCTACGAAAGAATAGAGGTTT
The window above is part of the Merismopedia glauca CCAP 1448/3 genome. Proteins encoded here:
- the folB gene encoding dihydroneopterin aldolase; amino-acid sequence: MDSIQLTGIRYYGYTGYLPEERVLGQWFEVDLTIWLDLATAGQSDAIEDTFDYRGAIAAIKQLITTSKFSLIERLASAIAESVLEFPQVKQVQVRLTKVAPPIPDFTGKISIEIVRTQI
- the coaE gene encoding dephospho-CoA kinase (Dephospho-CoA kinase (CoaE) performs the final step in coenzyme A biosynthesis.) yields the protein MSDRPSRVIGLTGGIATGKSTVAKYIADTHKIPILDADIYARDAVEIGSPILVKIVERYGKSILLTDGNLDRKQLGEIIFQDSSMRQWIEELIHPYVRDRFVTESAKLNQPTGVFVIPLLFEAKMTDLVTETWVVYCTKEQQLQRLIQRNSLTLREAESRISAQMPLEEKCQLADVILDNSGTPAALEAQILQALNRSIALH
- a CDS encoding metal ABC transporter ATP-binding protein yields the protein MTGIEIDNVTVAYHGKVALHKASLQLEAGSICGLVGMNGAGKSTLFKAIMGFVKPATGRVLINGLPIRRAQKSNLVAYVPQSEDVDWNFPVSVEDVVMMGRYGYMNLLRIPRSLDKQVVRESLERVEMWQMRDRQIGELSGGQKKRAFFARALAQQATVLLLDEPFAGVDIKTEKTIIDLLLELRLAGYTILISTHDLASITTFCDQVVLINRSILAYGETSEVFTEENLSRTFGGAVGDFSLAKSRLNQSDRGVYDEFN
- a CDS encoding uroporphyrinogen-III synthase, whose amino-acid sequence is MVNPTDRSSLSGKTIIVTRAAGQSGEFSLKLREAGAKVLEMPTIEIVPPSSWDELDRAIAQISQFDWLILTSTNAVSYFWQRLSHNGKNNSDLANLQIAVVGQKTAQSLHKKEIEPNFIPPNFVADSLVENFPENPAHKKILFPRVETGGREVLVKELTAKGAKVIEVPTYESRCPQTIDNSVLNALQQNQVDAITFASSKTVKNFDTLISQVNGINLKGICIASIGPQTSETCQRVFGRVDLEAQEYTLDGLLEALREFFSNFN
- the cobA gene encoding uroporphyrinogen-III C-methyltransferase, coding for METTAGVTNSGKVYIVGAGLGDVDYLTVKAQQVLSQAEVLVYDALVGDRLLELIPVGCERICVGKRGGKPSTPQAEIDRLLVDLCLAGKLVVRLKSGDPFIFGRTTSEIAALKTNDCDFEVIPGISSALTAPLLVGIPLTDPVLSRGFAVVTAHEPDALDWEALARMDTLVVLMGGRNLEEIVHQLHKHGRSLHTPVAIIRWAGTPQQQLWVGNLGNIVAQTSDRPLSPCIIVVGEVVKLREYLQ
- a CDS encoding metal ABC transporter substrate-binding protein → MVGKSRGFPGLKLYQLALSVLLMGVWLNGCTPPHDGDRSQSNGTSNGTTASARKDKKVILTTFTVLADMTQNVAGDRAIVESLIKPGAEIHGYEPTPSDLKRGRGADLILDNGFNLERWAVRYYNNFPKVPHITLSEGVQPIDIAEDAYRGKPNPHAWMSPKNALIYVENIRIALEKLDPANAVTYKTNAARYSQQIRAIDTKLKQAIAVIPPNKRYIVSCEGAFSYIARDYGLKEVYLWSVNAEQQATPKQVQKVIATVKANQIPAVFCESTISNKVQLQVAQETGAKFGGVFYVDSLSPPDGQASTYLKLLEYNVNTLITGLKGE
- a CDS encoding metal ABC transporter permease yields the protein MSLIEWFTVPLQEPFMVRAIFVSALVGLVCSTLSCYTILKGWALMGDAVSHAVMPGVVIAYVLNIPLAIGAFAFGVGAVTAIGFIKANTRVREDTVIGLVFTGFFAFGLVLVSKVKSEIDLTHILFGNVLGISDADIIQTVIISLITIVTIAILRKDLILFCFDSTHARSIGLNITFLYYVLLCLLSLTAVAGLQTVGIILVVAMLVTPGATAYLLSDRFDMMMLLAIASGVFSSVMGTYISYHIDGSTGGCIVVLQTVLFLLAMIFAPKHGLLVKARDSQTLSE
- a CDS encoding alpha/beta hydrolase, which translates into the protein MPFVYDIKTMEFSVPLLRRLCLLFAAANVCLYSSSAIAAEKVVLTYGILRQSVPVEDLTTFAETGEMSSGLNFLFKATKQNPERVREVLTEPVDVNVVTLSRALNNPMGELILDRIGEVVRTPDDRANRQALRAALVESASSDNRVSLIEVMQNYPTSEIVVEGKGLARVYRQISDPLRRIQSVVEDLGI